Proteins co-encoded in one Dehalogenimonas sp. WBC-2 genomic window:
- a CDS encoding NADH-ubiquinone oxidoreductase chain J — protein MEIGFFIFAAGIILSALAVVILKNVFRASLMLVLCFFLVAGLFITLSADFLAAIQVLIYVGAISVLIILAIMLTREIQLGSLNNKLRLPGLLAAGAISTALIITTLSTDWNISSALPVDDTTPALATLLFSPDGYMLPLEMAGVLMLTAIIGAIILVRDK, from the coding sequence ATGGAAATAGGCTTTTTCATTTTCGCAGCAGGCATCATTTTAAGTGCTTTAGCGGTAGTGATACTCAAAAACGTTTTCCGCGCTTCTTTGATGCTGGTATTGTGTTTCTTCCTGGTGGCTGGCTTATTCATCACTCTTTCCGCTGATTTCCTGGCAGCTATTCAGGTATTGATATACGTCGGCGCTATCTCCGTTCTTATTATCCTTGCTATCATGCTGACCCGTGAGATCCAGTTAGGCAGCCTCAACAACAAATTACGGCTACCAGGTCTGTTGGCCGCCGGAGCTATTTCAACAGCTCTTATTATCACCACCCTGTCCACCGACTGGAACATTTCTTCAGCGCTGCCGGTCGATGACACCACCCCCGCATTGGCCACCCTGCTATTCTCCCCCGATGGTTACATGCTGCCGCTGGAGATGGCTGGCGTACTGATGTTGACCGCCATCATCGGCGCTATCATTCTGGTGAGGGACAAGTAA
- a CDS encoding mobile element protein, translating to MEFARGNLGLSERRACLLVGISPSAYRYKPKLDDDIALRHRLRDLAGQRKRFGSPRLHIMLKREGLVVNHKRTERIYKEEGLALRRKRKRKGTAVNRIILPLPDRPNQRWSMDFVSDSTVTGRRFRTLTIVDNFTRECPAIEVDTSIGGARVVSVLERLAEIRGLPEVITIDNGPEFAGRALDEWAYRRGVKLNFIRPGKPIENAFAESFNGRFRDECLNENWFMSLKEAREIIEEWRIDYNEVRPHTSLKGQTPQEYAEASSGLYSGMLLKVG from the coding sequence GTGGAGTTTGCCAGGGGGAATCTTGGGCTCAGTGAAAGAAGAGCTTGTCTGCTTGTCGGTATTTCACCATCGGCCTACCGTTACAAGCCAAAACTAGACGATGATATTGCCTTGCGCCATCGTCTACGGGATCTGGCCGGACAGCGGAAGCGCTTTGGCAGCCCGCGGCTCCACATCATGCTTAAACGGGAGGGGCTGGTGGTCAATCACAAGCGGACCGAGCGGATCTACAAGGAAGAAGGATTGGCGTTAAGGAGGAAGCGCAAACGTAAAGGCACAGCCGTTAATCGGATCATCTTGCCGCTGCCCGATAGACCTAACCAGAGGTGGAGCATGGACTTCGTCTCTGATTCCACCGTGACCGGGAGGCGTTTCAGGACACTGACCATTGTGGATAACTTCACCAGAGAATGCCCGGCGATTGAAGTGGATACATCTATCGGCGGCGCCAGGGTGGTGAGCGTTCTGGAAAGGTTGGCTGAGATTCGAGGCTTGCCCGAGGTCATCACGATCGATAACGGACCTGAGTTTGCCGGCCGGGCACTTGATGAATGGGCTTATCGGAGGGGTGTAAAACTGAATTTTATACGTCCGGGCAAACCGATAGAAAACGCCTTCGCCGAGAGCTTTAACGGTAGATTCAGGGATGAATGTCTGAATGAAAACTGGTTCATGAGCTTGAAAGAAGCCCGGGAAATCATCGAGGAATGGAGGATTGATTATAACGAGGTCAGGCCACACACTTCATTGAAAGGTCAAACACCGCAGGAGTATGCTGAGGCTAGTTCTGGACTCTACTCCGGAATGCTACTAAAGGTGGGGTAA
- a CDS encoding NADH-ubiquinone oxidoreductase chain M — translation MDMPYLTLTIFIPIAGALLIALWPRLSSKTIRYISILATALPLLLSIIVFAGFDRSPEMSGVIQFAEKVSWIPLINANYSLGVDGLSLPFLLLTTLLGFLVILISWKIDLRVREYFAWILLLQAAITGVFISLDFLLFFIFWELELIPMYFLIAIWGAGRKEYSALKYVLYTLLGGAFILAGILILYFGTGSLDMTTIMNTDLTELLKSGALALTFIFFFLGFAIKLPVFPFHTWLPDAHTDAPTAVSVILAGTLLKMGGYAMLRINVAMFPDEALRFAPIILVLAVINIIYGGAVTLRQTDIKRLIAYSSISHMGFVLLGIFALSNLSMIGASLQMVSHGIITGLLFAITGVIMHNTHERSIPKLGGLAHQMPKTAVIFILGGLGAMAVPATSGFIAEIWTFLGAFSSGVVDGIQVFTMFSLLGILLAAAYILWTIQRVFFGQPLPRFEKVKDADRVEGIFATVFIIAMFIIGLYPRILTDVFEGGIKPIAALFGAS, via the coding sequence TTGGATATGCCGTATTTAACGCTCACCATTTTCATTCCCATCGCCGGAGCGTTGTTGATAGCTCTTTGGCCGAGGTTGTCGTCCAAGACAATCAGATATATCTCCATTCTGGCGACGGCGCTGCCGCTCCTTCTTTCGATTATCGTTTTCGCCGGTTTTGATCGCTCTCCGGAGATGAGCGGCGTCATCCAGTTCGCGGAAAAGGTTTCGTGGATTCCGCTGATCAACGCTAACTATTCTCTGGGTGTGGACGGACTGTCGTTGCCATTCCTCCTCCTGACCACCCTCCTCGGCTTTCTGGTGATTCTGATCTCCTGGAAGATAGATCTTAGAGTCCGTGAATACTTCGCCTGGATACTATTGCTTCAGGCTGCCATCACCGGCGTTTTCATTTCGCTGGATTTCCTGCTCTTTTTCATTTTCTGGGAACTGGAACTTATCCCAATGTACTTCCTCATCGCCATCTGGGGCGCCGGACGCAAAGAATACTCCGCGCTTAAATACGTCCTGTACACTCTCCTCGGTGGCGCTTTTATCCTGGCCGGCATTCTTATCCTTTATTTCGGTACCGGTTCGCTGGATATGACCACAATAATGAATACCGACCTGACCGAGCTTTTGAAATCCGGCGCCCTGGCGCTGACATTCATCTTTTTCTTTTTGGGCTTCGCCATCAAGCTGCCGGTCTTCCCTTTCCACACCTGGCTGCCTGACGCTCATACCGATGCTCCCACTGCCGTTTCGGTAATACTGGCCGGTACGCTCTTGAAAATGGGTGGTTACGCCATGCTGCGTATCAATGTCGCCATGTTCCCGGACGAAGCGCTTAGATTCGCCCCGATTATCCTGGTTCTGGCAGTCATCAATATCATCTACGGCGGCGCCGTAACTCTCAGGCAGACAGACATCAAGCGATTGATCGCTTATTCTTCCATCAGTCACATGGGATTCGTACTGTTGGGCATCTTTGCCTTAAGTAATTTATCGATGATTGGCGCTTCATTACAGATGGTCTCCCATGGCATTATCACTGGTCTGCTCTTTGCCATCACCGGTGTGATAATGCACAATACACACGAACGCTCCATTCCCAAGCTGGGCGGTCTGGCGCACCAGATGCCGAAAACCGCTGTTATTTTCATCCTGGGTGGTTTGGGCGCCATGGCAGTCCCGGCTACTTCCGGCTTTATCGCGGAGATTTGGACTTTCCTGGGGGCCTTCTCCAGCGGCGTCGTTGACGGCATCCAAGTCTTTACCATGTTCAGCTTACTGGGCATTCTGCTGGCCGCTGCTTACATCCTTTGGACTATCCAGCGGGTATTCTTCGGGCAGCCATTACCCCGCTTCGAGAAAGTTAAGGACGCCGACCGCGTTGAAGGCATTTTCGCTACCGTTTTCATCATCGCTATGTTCATCATCGGCCTTTACCCGCGTATCCTGACCGACGTTTTTGAAGGCGGTATCAAACCGATAGCCGCGCTATTTGGAGCAAGTTAA
- a CDS encoding NADH-ubiquinone oxidoreductase chain L, which translates to MITAPFIWAIFVLPLAAFALIALVLKPLLKLRPEVSGYISIAAIGGALLLSLWALTGVIGAENHEIFIAPINWVAVAGLDIHFGIILDGLTAVMLVVITFVALMVNIYSQGYMHGDPGYERYYAFLSLFSAAMIGLVLSDNLFITFAFWELVGLCSYLLIGFWFERPAAAAAAKKAFIVTRIGDFGFLAALVLLFANSGTLDIRELNQLAVAGILAGSVLTWAALGVFLGAVGKSAQFPLHVWLPDAMEGPTPVSALIHAATMVAAGVFLVARMYPMFEHSTTALTTVAVIGGITAIFAATMGLVMHDMKRVLAYSTVSQLGYMMLGLGTGGVAIAMFHLMNHAFFKSLLFLGSGSVNHATGTFDMRQMGGLKKVMPRTYYTMLIASVSMAGIWPLSGFFSKDEIISGSSSQPILFTLALITVFLTAFYMFRLMFLGFHGKYRGHSHPHESPAVMTVPLLILAVPAAFSGFLNLTGGFGALFGHGESVSLIEGLFGAFTHPVTWLSLALAAAGIFLAYSMYIKQWVSAEAISRRFGVLYELAKRKYFFDELYEKIIGELVLLRGLFAGMQFFDSRLLDNGLNTIIVENAITRKLFGRFKHFDEKAVDGTVNAVADTAVAAGSVLRRAQTGQLQTYGMFITFGILTIIVVVFLTG; encoded by the coding sequence TTGATAACGGCGCCGTTCATCTGGGCCATCTTTGTGCTGCCTCTGGCGGCCTTCGCCCTTATCGCGTTGGTCCTCAAACCGCTCTTAAAACTGCGGCCTGAGGTCAGCGGTTATATCAGCATTGCTGCTATTGGCGGCGCACTCCTGCTTTCCTTGTGGGCGCTTACCGGCGTCATCGGCGCCGAAAACCATGAAATATTTATCGCGCCTATCAACTGGGTCGCCGTTGCCGGGCTTGATATCCACTTCGGCATCATCCTTGATGGCCTGACTGCCGTCATGCTGGTGGTCATCACCTTCGTGGCTCTCATGGTCAATATCTACTCTCAGGGTTACATGCACGGCGATCCAGGTTATGAGCGTTATTACGCCTTTCTATCGCTATTCAGCGCCGCAATGATCGGGTTGGTCCTTTCAGACAACCTGTTTATCACCTTCGCCTTCTGGGAATTGGTCGGCCTTTGTTCTTATCTTCTTATCGGCTTCTGGTTTGAGCGCCCCGCCGCTGCCGCGGCCGCCAAGAAGGCTTTTATCGTTACCCGCATCGGCGACTTTGGTTTCCTGGCCGCCCTCGTACTGCTTTTTGCCAATAGCGGGACTCTTGATATTCGTGAACTTAACCAACTGGCAGTAGCCGGCATTCTGGCCGGCAGTGTTCTCACTTGGGCGGCGCTGGGGGTTTTCCTGGGGGCGGTAGGTAAAAGCGCCCAGTTCCCTCTCCACGTCTGGTTGCCGGACGCTATGGAGGGTCCCACCCCCGTCTCTGCTCTGATCCACGCCGCTACCATGGTTGCCGCTGGGGTATTCCTGGTAGCCCGCATGTATCCCATGTTTGAGCATTCAACGACGGCGCTGACCACCGTTGCCGTTATCGGTGGTATCACCGCCATTTTCGCCGCCACTATGGGACTGGTGATGCATGACATGAAGCGGGTTCTGGCCTACTCTACCGTATCCCAACTTGGATACATGATGCTGGGTCTGGGCACCGGCGGCGTCGCCATCGCCATGTTCCACCTGATGAACCACGCTTTTTTCAAAAGCCTGCTCTTCCTGGGTTCCGGCTCGGTCAACCATGCTACCGGCACCTTCGACATGCGGCAGATGGGGGGCCTTAAAAAGGTCATGCCCCGGACCTATTACACCATGCTTATAGCCTCAGTATCGATGGCGGGAATCTGGCCGTTATCCGGCTTCTTCTCCAAAGACGAGATCATCAGCGGATCTTCGAGTCAGCCGATATTATTTACCCTTGCTCTGATCACTGTCTTTTTGACCGCTTTTTACATGTTCCGGCTGATGTTCCTGGGATTCCATGGGAAGTACCGCGGTCATAGTCATCCGCATGAATCACCGGCGGTGATGACCGTTCCATTGCTTATTCTGGCTGTACCCGCTGCGTTCTCTGGTTTTTTGAATCTGACTGGTGGTTTCGGAGCGCTTTTTGGCCACGGTGAGTCAGTGAGTCTGATCGAAGGTCTTTTTGGCGCTTTCACGCATCCTGTTACATGGTTATCACTGGCTTTGGCCGCCGCTGGAATCTTCCTGGCTTACTCAATGTACATTAAACAGTGGGTTTCCGCCGAAGCTATCTCCCGCCGCTTTGGTGTCCTTTACGAGCTGGCAAAGCGGAAATACTTCTTCGATGAACTTTATGAAAAGATCATCGGCGAGTTGGTATTGTTACGCGGTTTATTCGCTGGGATGCAGTTTTTCGATAGCCGGTTGTTAGACAACGGTTTGAATACCATAATTGTTGAGAACGCTATCACCCGCAAACTGTTCGGTCGCTTCAAGCATTTTGATGAAAAAGCGGTGGACGGCACGGTCAACGCCGTAGCAGACACCGCTGTCGCCGCCGGTTCGGTCTTGCGACGGGCACAGACTGGCCAGCTGCAAACTTACGGCATGTTTATAACTTTCGGAATTTTAACTATCATCGTCGTAGTATTTCTCACTGGCTAG
- a CDS encoding NADH-ubiquinone oxidoreductase chain D, whose translation MTLKTEHYVINVGPQHPSTHGVFRLRLTLDGEVIVDVEPIFGYLHRGMEKIAESRNYTKNIPLTDRLDYLTSMINNQAYCMAVEALLKIEVPERAQYIRVIMAELQRIASHLAGIGFFMNDLGAFSTPLLYMFREREKIVELFDMVCGQRLNYNYMRFGGVSMDLPEEFLPALNKLLSEFPGFIDEYDKLISSNEIMLVRSKGVGILTKELAINSSAAGPVLRGSGVKWDLRKDQPYSIYDRFDFDIPVGNNGDTYDRYLVRLEEMRQSVRIVKQAVEQIPEGEIIAKVSKLIRPPAGDVYTAVEGAKGELGFFIVADGTENPYRWHVRAPSLINLTALREMLVGWKVADLMAIFGSIDIVMGEVDR comes from the coding sequence GTGACGCTTAAGACGGAACATTATGTCATCAACGTCGGGCCGCAACACCCTAGCACTCACGGCGTTTTTCGTTTGCGCCTGACGCTTGATGGTGAGGTTATCGTTGATGTGGAGCCAATCTTCGGCTACCTCCACCGGGGTATGGAAAAAATTGCCGAAAGCAGAAATTACACCAAAAATATCCCCCTTACTGATCGCCTTGACTACCTCACTTCAATGATCAACAACCAGGCATACTGCATGGCGGTGGAGGCACTTTTAAAGATCGAAGTACCGGAGCGGGCTCAGTATATCCGGGTCATTATGGCTGAATTGCAGCGCATCGCCTCCCACCTGGCCGGAATCGGTTTTTTTATGAACGATCTCGGCGCTTTTTCCACACCGTTGCTTTACATGTTCCGGGAGCGTGAAAAGATAGTCGAGTTGTTCGATATGGTCTGCGGGCAGCGTCTCAATTACAATTATATGCGTTTCGGTGGAGTCTCAATGGACTTACCGGAAGAGTTTTTGCCGGCGCTGAATAAACTCCTAAGTGAATTTCCTGGCTTTATCGATGAGTACGATAAGCTGATTTCTAGCAATGAAATCATGCTGGTACGCTCCAAAGGTGTGGGCATCCTTACTAAAGAACTGGCCATCAACTCCTCAGCTGCCGGGCCGGTATTGCGGGGCAGCGGCGTCAAATGGGACTTACGCAAGGATCAGCCCTATTCCATCTATGATCGCTTTGACTTCGATATCCCTGTCGGCAACAACGGTGATACTTATGACCGTTACCTGGTGCGACTTGAAGAGATGCGGCAGAGCGTTCGCATCGTAAAACAGGCAGTTGAACAAATACCAGAGGGTGAAATAATCGCCAAAGTCTCCAAGTTGATCCGCCCTCCGGCCGGTGATGTTTATACCGCTGTCGAGGGAGCCAAGGGTGAACTGGGGTTTTTTATTGTTGCCGACGGCACGGAAAACCCCTACCGCTGGCACGTGCGCGCCCCCAGTCTTATCAATTTGACCGCTCTGCGCGAAATGCTGGTTGGCTGGAAAGTGGCTGACTTGATGGCCATTTTTGGCAGCATCGATATCGTCATGGGCGAGGTTGACCGCTGA
- a CDS encoding NADH-ubiquinone oxidoreductase chain N, with the protein MDFSYLIPELIILGTAIAVILTDLFIEKKKVIIGMSLVGVSAAVIAAIIQWPDSSQSLFGGMISHDAFASFFKIFFPVMTGLVIMASVDWTDKFRRFQGEYHALVLIASLGMMLMASATNLITLYLALEITAVAFYVLVGIQKDKKATESALKYVLLSGVASAVLLYGMALVFGFTGTTGLAEIAASLQLMSPAAILDSPGLLMGLVLIIAGVGFKIAAVPFQFWVPDVYEGAPTPITMYLSIASKAAGFALILRILGTAFIDPNALAQQWAPVIAAIAAIGMTLGNLMAIPQKNIKRLLGFSTVAHAGYVLIGLAAMGNEPALSTLAVGSVIFYLIAFAVSDLAAFISIIAISKKLKSDKFADYAGLARTSPFIGGMLTLSLLSLIGFPPTAGFLAKFYIFSAGVQADLLWLVVIAAINTVISAYYYFGVIKVLWLKEPAQQSPVPASGSLKIALAVSSFGILLFGILPAAAMKLAEAAASVFIP; encoded by the coding sequence TTGGATTTTAGCTACTTGATACCAGAACTCATTATACTGGGCACTGCCATTGCAGTGATCCTGACCGATCTCTTTATCGAAAAAAAGAAGGTAATCATCGGCATGTCTCTGGTCGGTGTATCCGCCGCCGTGATTGCCGCCATAATTCAGTGGCCGGATTCGTCACAAAGCCTGTTCGGCGGCATGATCTCCCATGACGCTTTCGCTTCATTCTTCAAGATATTCTTTCCGGTGATGACCGGCCTGGTTATCATGGCGTCTGTTGATTGGACGGACAAGTTTCGCCGCTTTCAGGGAGAATATCACGCTCTGGTACTCATTGCCTCACTGGGCATGATGCTCATGGCCTCGGCTACCAACCTTATCACCCTGTATCTCGCTCTCGAGATTACCGCTGTAGCCTTCTACGTACTGGTCGGTATCCAAAAAGACAAAAAAGCCACTGAGTCTGCCCTCAAATATGTGCTGCTGTCCGGCGTCGCCTCAGCGGTGCTGCTATACGGCATGGCGCTGGTATTCGGCTTCACCGGCACCACCGGTTTGGCTGAGATTGCCGCCTCACTGCAATTGATGTCTCCTGCCGCTATCCTTGATTCCCCCGGTCTTCTGATGGGGCTGGTGCTTATTATCGCCGGCGTGGGCTTCAAAATCGCTGCGGTACCTTTCCAGTTCTGGGTGCCGGATGTTTATGAGGGTGCCCCAACGCCCATCACCATGTACCTGTCTATCGCCTCTAAGGCCGCCGGTTTCGCCCTCATTCTACGCATTCTCGGTACCGCTTTTATTGACCCCAACGCGTTGGCGCAGCAATGGGCTCCAGTCATCGCCGCAATAGCCGCCATCGGTATGACCCTTGGCAACCTCATGGCCATCCCTCAGAAAAACATCAAGCGCCTGCTCGGTTTCTCCACCGTGGCCCATGCCGGTTATGTCCTTATCGGTCTTGCCGCCATGGGCAATGAGCCCGCACTTTCAACACTGGCCGTTGGCAGTGTTATTTTCTACCTCATCGCCTTCGCCGTAAGTGACTTGGCCGCCTTCATTAGCATTATCGCCATTTCTAAAAAGCTGAAAAGCGATAAATTTGCAGATTACGCCGGTCTGGCACGCACCTCACCATTCATCGGCGGCATGTTAACGTTGTCCCTGTTATCTCTCATCGGTTTCCCGCCTACTGCCGGTTTCCTGGCCAAATTTTATATTTTCAGCGCCGGTGTTCAGGCGGATCTTCTGTGGCTGGTGGTCATTGCCGCCATCAACACCGTCATTTCAGCTTATTACTATTTCGGCGTCATCAAGGTCCTATGGCTCAAAGAACCGGCGCAGCAAAGTCCGGTGCCTGCCTCTGGTTCTCTGAAAATTGCATTAGCCGTTTCGTCTTTTGGTATCCTACTCTTCGGTATCCTGCCCGCCGCTGCCATGAAACTGGCCGAAGCAGCGGCTTCGGTATTCATCCCGTAA
- a CDS encoding NADH-ubiquinone oxidoreductase chain K: MEVGLNHYLVLSAILFGIGLWGALSKRSAVVILMCIELMLNAAAIAMVAFSRFIVPELLTGQIFTIFIIVVAAAEATVALAIIMSIYRSRDTIDATKIDLMKW; encoded by the coding sequence ATGGAAGTTGGACTGAACCACTATCTGGTACTTTCGGCGATACTGTTCGGCATCGGGCTTTGGGGTGCGTTGTCAAAGCGCAGCGCCGTAGTCATCCTGATGTGTATTGAGCTGATGCTCAACGCCGCAGCCATTGCTATGGTCGCCTTTTCCCGTTTCATCGTCCCGGAATTGCTCACCGGCCAGATATTTACCATCTTCATCATTGTCGTTGCTGCCGCGGAGGCTACCGTAGCCCTTGCTATTATTATGTCAATCTACCGCAGCCGAGACACCATTGATGCCACCAAGATAGATCTAATGAAATGGTAA
- a CDS encoding NADH-ubiquinone oxidoreductase chain C: protein MRHLDLPAVQERLKDKFDEDSVAADTGHLVIKALRLAEIAAFLRDDTEYQFDYLNSVTGVDYKTHFSLIYHLTSLTFKHHLEFRVDINDRNQPAVPSVTPVWRGADLQEREIYDLFGIDFTGHPNLKRIFMWEGFPGYPLRKDWVNRDA, encoded by the coding sequence ATGCGGCACCTGGACTTACCGGCGGTCCAAGAAAGGCTGAAGGACAAGTTCGACGAAGATTCAGTTGCCGCGGATACCGGGCACCTTGTCATTAAGGCGCTACGGCTTGCCGAAATTGCCGCCTTCCTACGCGATGACACCGAGTATCAATTTGACTATCTGAACTCAGTCACTGGTGTTGATTACAAGACCCATTTCAGCCTGATCTATCACCTTACGTCTCTCACCTTCAAGCACCACCTGGAGTTTAGAGTCGATATCAACGACCGCAACCAACCCGCGGTTCCTTCTGTGACCCCGGTGTGGCGCGGTGCCGATTTACAGGAGCGGGAGATTTATGATCTATTTGGTATCGATTTTACCGGTCATCCTAATCTGAAACGTATCTTTATGTGGGAAGGCTTCCCCGGCTATCCCCTCAGGAAAGATTGGGTAAACCGTGACGCTTAA
- a CDS encoding NAD(P)H-quinone oxidoreductase chain I — protein sequence MPSPKHYGEGLVRGLQTTIKHLGRKWITVQYPEQRLTMSRRLRGTDIIWDRESCISCKACERACPVGAIKMEVSRNEDRKLKTDDFVVDLGLCLYCGLCIEACPTGISIYLGYNYTNTTYRCTSFEGAKTGNTPSDGRCLELTKSNDELLVDDTRRPRSGYYRPDTAAALPLQTLLINQTTYAEDRRKKAKKWK from the coding sequence ATGCCGTCACCTAAACATTACGGTGAAGGACTAGTCCGCGGCCTCCAGACTACCATCAAACATCTGGGGCGCAAATGGATCACGGTGCAGTATCCGGAACAGCGGCTTACCATGTCGCGGCGACTGCGCGGCACCGACATCATCTGGGACCGGGAAAGCTGTATTTCTTGTAAAGCCTGTGAAAGAGCCTGCCCTGTCGGTGCTATCAAAATGGAGGTATCCCGGAACGAAGACAGAAAACTCAAAACCGATGATTTTGTCGTGGATCTCGGATTATGCCTTTACTGCGGGTTGTGCATTGAGGCCTGCCCCACCGGTATCTCCATCTATCTGGGCTACAATTACACTAATACCACCTACCGCTGCACCAGTTTCGAGGGTGCCAAGACCGGCAATACCCCTTCCGACGGCCGCTGCCTGGAGCTAACCAAGAGCAACGATGAACTGCTTGTCGATGATACCAGACGGCCTCGTTCCGGCTATTACCGCCCCGATACTGCTGCTGCCTTGCCGCTGCAAACTCTTCTTATCAACCAGACAACTTATGCCGAAGATCGCCGAAAGAAGGCCAAAAAATGGAAATAG
- the ycfH gene encoding putative deoxyribonuclease YcfH — MKLIDSHAHLDLPEFAPDFDDVLKRAASAGVEKIITIGIDLSSSKKAVELAATHTDIYATVGIHPCDSATATDEALAEIANLAASPKVVGIGETGLDFYHKPFSEADQLKALRFHLQLAASTNLPVVIHSRQADTAIIPVLINWAKAHPSHPKGVFHCFNGSIETASQYLDAGFFIALGGYVTYPSAKKTHDVFRYIPLDRLLLETDCSFLPPQSHRGQRNEPSYIVQTAQTLAGIRDMPVEELARTTVENSRRLFGLGR, encoded by the coding sequence ATGAAACTGATTGATTCCCACGCCCACCTTGACCTGCCGGAGTTCGCCCCGGACTTTGACGATGTTCTTAAAAGAGCCGCATCTGCCGGTGTGGAAAAGATCATCACTATCGGCATTGACCTGTCTTCAAGCAAAAAGGCCGTTGAATTGGCCGCCACCCATACCGATATTTATGCTACCGTCGGCATTCATCCCTGCGACTCCGCAACGGCAACCGATGAAGCTTTGGCGGAAATTGCCAACCTGGCAGCCAGTCCCAAAGTTGTCGGCATCGGTGAAACAGGCCTGGACTTTTACCATAAGCCTTTTTCGGAAGCCGACCAGCTTAAAGCACTGCGCTTCCATTTGCAGCTTGCCGCCAGCACAAACCTGCCGGTAGTCATCCACAGCCGACAGGCAGACACAGCCATAATACCGGTGCTGATCAATTGGGCTAAAGCCCATCCATCTCACCCAAAAGGCGTCTTCCACTGCTTCAATGGCAGCATTGAAACCGCCAGTCAATACCTGGATGCCGGTTTTTTTATCGCTCTTGGCGGTTATGTCACCTACCCGTCCGCAAAGAAGACTCATGACGTGTTCCGCTACATACCGCTGGACCGCCTGCTATTGGAAACAGACTGCTCTTTCCTGCCGCCGCAATCACATCGCGGTCAGCGCAATGAGCCTTCATACATCGTTCAGACGGCACAGACGTTGGCGGGGATAAGAGACATGCCTGTCGAAGAACTAGCTCGGACTACAGTGGAGAATAGCAGGCGGTTGTTCGGTCTGGGCCGGTGA
- a CDS encoding NADH-ubiquinone oxidoreductase chain H, producing MDWLHFFIFTLLLFAFVIAGVLFFIWYERRGLGRFQIRPGPNRAGTFGLLQPLADAIKILLKEDIVPALADKPVHFLAPLVAFVPAMAVFAVIPFGDGALLADLNIGILYIMAISSVVVIGIFMAGWASSNKYSLLGAMRTIAQEVSYEIPLVLSILGVVMLAGSLSLNDIVKEQNIPFVFLQPLGFLIYITAAMAEINRTPFDLLEADSEIIAGFQTEYSGMKFGLFYLTEYAETLSVSAIASTLFLGGWAGPFLPGFMWLIIKILAVFTLIMWVRATFPRLRIDQVMAFGWKFLLPLALLNLLLTAVLVLTGVSDQLWLAIPLNFGLAATLIFIMSRQFRTGGGHAVT from the coding sequence ATGGACTGGCTGCATTTCTTCATTTTTACTTTGCTTCTTTTTGCCTTCGTTATCGCAGGTGTTCTCTTCTTCATCTGGTATGAGCGCCGCGGACTGGGCCGTTTTCAGATCCGCCCCGGCCCCAACCGCGCCGGCACTTTCGGACTGTTGCAGCCTCTCGCTGACGCTATCAAGATTTTACTTAAAGAAGACATTGTTCCGGCGTTGGCCGACAAACCGGTTCATTTCCTGGCGCCGCTGGTAGCCTTCGTACCAGCGATGGCTGTCTTTGCTGTTATACCTTTCGGTGACGGAGCGCTCCTTGCCGACCTCAACATCGGCATCCTCTACATCATGGCCATCAGTTCAGTCGTCGTCATCGGTATCTTCATGGCTGGTTGGGCATCCTCCAATAAATATTCTCTCCTTGGAGCCATGCGCACCATTGCCCAGGAAGTCAGCTATGAAATTCCGCTTGTCCTGTCGATACTGGGGGTAGTCATGCTGGCCGGGTCGCTGTCACTTAATGATATTGTCAAAGAGCAAAACATACCCTTCGTTTTCCTGCAACCGTTGGGTTTTCTTATCTACATCACCGCCGCCATGGCCGAGATAAACCGTACTCCTTTCGATTTGCTGGAAGCGGATTCTGAAATCATCGCTGGCTTCCAGACAGAGTATTCAGGGATGAAATTCGGCCTGTTCTACCTTACCGAATATGCTGAGACATTGTCTGTTTCCGCAATTGCCAGCACCCTTTTTCTCGGCGGCTGGGCGGGGCCATTCCTGCCCGGCTTCATGTGGCTCATTATCAAGATATTAGCCGTTTTTACGCTGATCATGTGGGTGCGTGCCACTTTCCCGCGCCTGCGCATAGACCAGGTCATGGCTTTCGGTTGGAAGTTTCTTCTACCTCTAGCGCTCCTTAACCTGTTGCTGACCGCGGTGCTGGTATTAACCGGCGTATCCGATCAGTTATGGCTGGCAATCCCGCTTAATTTTGGACTGGCGGCCACTCTTATATTCATAATGAGCAGGCAGTTCCGCACTGGAGGCGGTCATGCCGTCACCTAA